Within the Scyliorhinus canicula chromosome 18, sScyCan1.1, whole genome shotgun sequence genome, the region gatgcaagcggggaaggcgccggggccagatgggttcccggtggaattctataagaaaatgtggacttggtgggaccggtactggtacgagcctttaatgaggcgcgagaggggggggttctgcccccgacaatgtcgcaggctctgatctccctgatattgaagcgggataaagaccccgtgcagtgcgggtcctacaggcctatctcgcttctgaacgtggatgccaagttgctggcaaagatcctggcagctagaatagaggattgtgtgccaggggtaatccatgaggaccagacggggttcgtgaaggggcggcagctcaacacgaacgtgcggagactgctgaatgtaattatgatgccggcagtggagggggaggctgagatagtggtagcgctggacgcggagaaggcattcgatagggtggagtgggagtacctgtgggagacgttggaacggtttgggtttggggaagggtttattaagtgggtgaagttgctctactcggccccgacggcgagtgtagtgacaaacgggaggaggtcggagtatttcgggctccaccgagggaccaggcagggatgtcccctatcccccctacttttcgcactggcgattgaaccgttggcgatggcactgaggggttcaggggggtggagaggactgactaggggaggggaggaacatcgagtatcgctgtatgcggatgatctactgctgtacgtggcagacccagaagggggaatgccggagataatggaactattagcagagtttggggacttttcggggtacaaactaaatttgggcaaaagcgaggtttttgtgatacacccgggggaccagggagagggtattgggagactccccttcaagcgagcaggaaagagctttaggtacttaggggtgcaggtggcaaggaactgggggaccctccacaagttgaacttttccaggctggtggaacagatggaggaggaatttaagaggtgggacatggtaccgttgtcgctggcggggagggtgcagtcaatcaaaatgacggtctcccaaggttcttgtttttatttcagtgcttgcccatcttcctccctagggccttcttcaaaaaggtgacgagtagcatcatgagctacgtgtgggcgcatggcaccccaagggtgaggagggtctttttggagcggagtagggacagtggagggctggcactgcccaatctctcggggtactactgggcggcaaatgtgtcaatggtgcgcaagtggatgatggaaggggagggggcagcttggaaacgaatggagagggcgtcctgtggcaacacaagcctgggggccctagtaacggcaccatggccgctcccccccacgaggtacaccacgagcccggtggtggcggccaccctcaagatatgggggcagtggaggcgacataggggggaaatgggaggtctgttggcggcgccaataagagggaaccatagattcatcccggggaacatcgacgggggatttcagagctggtacagggtgggcatacggcagctgaaggacctgtttatagaggggaggtttgcgagcctgggagggctggaggagaagtttgagctccccccgggaaacatgttcagatatttacaagtgaaggcattgctaggcggcaggtggaggggtttcccctgctccccagtaagggggcgagtgatagggtgctctcgggggtctgggtcggaggggggaagatatcagacatctacaagataatgcaggaggcggaagcagcatcaggggaggagctgaaagccaagtgggaaggggagctgggagagcagatagaagacgggacgtgggcggatgcactggagaaggtcaactcttcctcctcgtgtgcgagactgagcctcattcaatttaaggtgctgcatagagctcacatgacggggacaaggatgagccggttctttgggggtgaggacaggtgtgtcagatgtctgggaagcccagcgaaccatgtgcatatgttctgggcatgtccggtgctggaagggttctggaagggggtggcaaggacggtgtcgaaggtggtggggtccagggtcaaaccaggatgggggcttgcgatctttggggtcggggtagaaccgggggtacaggaggctagggaggccggaatactggcctttgcgtccctagtggctcgacgaaggatattaattcaatggaaggacgcgaggcctccaagcgttgaaacttggattaacgatatggctagctatattcagctagaaaggatcaaatttgccctgagagggtcggtacagggattcgccaggcgggtggcaacctttccttgactttttagatcagagatagacgttcggggtcgtggcagcagcaacccggggggggggggggggggggaggggggggggggggagggaggggggggagggggggggggggggagggagggagggggggggggggggggggggggggagggaggggggggggggggggggggggggagggaggggggggggggggggggggggagggaggggggggagggaggggggggggggggggagggagggggggggggggagggagggggggggggggggagggaggggggagggggagggagggggggggggggggagggagggggggggggggggagggagggggggggggggagggaggggggggggaggggagggagggggggggggaggggagggagggggggggggggggagggaggggggggggggggaggggggggagggaggggggggggaggggggggagggaggggggggggaggggggggagggagggggggggagggggggaggggaggggggggaggggagggggggcagcaagggtcgtggggggacatgcacgactgtaacgcgggcaagtctgctcgctgctcatgtctgaaactgtaggctgccttgtttgttaaggttgcctggggggggggggggggggggggggggaggactggtgcgcgcgaggagggcgggcgagggagggacatttgcctagagggattgtgttgtaaataatttaaaaattagtaggggtaaatgtttgtatggaaaaactctttcaataaaaattatttaaaaaaaaataaaactctgAATACTTTATTGATCTGCTCCAGGGCCACCACCAGCTTCCTTATCTTGTCCCGTACCTGAGCTATCTCTCTCGCAGCCGCCTCCCTCTGGAGCACATACCCTGCCTTCTCCACGAGCTGGTAGAccagcactcttttaaaaaaaaaaattttttttacagtacccaattcattttttgccaattaagggacaattttagcatggccgatccacctaccctgcgcatctttggattgtggggcggaaaccaacgcaaacatggagagaatgtgcaaactccaaacggtcagttacccagagccgggatcaaacctgagacctcggcgccgtgaggcagcaatgctaaccactgcgccaccgtgctgccccaccccccacacacacacttctcaactggtgcactgctttccctgtggacaaCTTGTCGAAGCTTGCCAAGAGGCTTAGGTCCCCCGTGTACTtcccatccacctccagaatCTCCTCCGTTTCCACCTTAGCTttgaacgagatcacctcacccctcatcactgcctttagagcctcccaaaccatcgacTGCAAAACCTCCCCCATAAACCCCACATATTCCACAATCACCTTCCTAATCTTATCACAAAAGCTCCAGTCCactaacaaccccacgtccattctccatcccggcctctgggCCATTCCCTTCTCCAAAGCCATATTCAACCAATATGGAGCATGATCCGAAATCactattgctgagtattccgaccTCCTAACCCCAGCCTATTAATCCAGCCAATAGCGCctatccaccatggaaaagtctACCCTTGAGTACACCTGgtgtactggggagaaaaatgaatactccctttcCCTCGGGTGTAAGAACCTCCacaggtccactcctcccatctccctcatgagcccagccagcgatttcgcccccccccccaccacccccacccccacgactGGGCCAGCGAGCTCGGCTAAAATCAGTCCACCTTCAGTTCCTGCACCATattctaatcccccccccccccctcccctcttaacTCATGGATATCGAAATCTAGGATGGCACCCAGAACTCTCTTTCcaaaccccacatcatcccagttggggccatATAGCCTCGCCAGTGTCAACCTCCCCTCTAGTGCCACCATcatgtatctgccccccctggtCCGTCTCCAactgaaacctcaccctcttgcccaccaatacaggtaccccaacccaacccttcctaagcctcacatgggtctcctgcaacatcaccaAGTCAGTCATTGTGTGTAAAAATCCTTGATCTCTTCACCAGACCCCCCCTAACGTTCCACATcacttttttaatgtattttgttacaaacatgtatcaaagccgGTTACAGACAATCAACacaccaggaaacatacttcccaacaatcaactagtCTGTAGAGacatttcccctttttcacccctccccccaccacctaccccctgcgacgaacagctcctccaacacggtcacaaacatcccccaccttttcacaaggtcccctgctgagccccttaactcatagtttatcttctccaacagcagaAAGTCATACAggccacccaaccaagctgctaccctcGGTGGTGATGCCAACtgtcactccagcaaaatttgccgccgtgcaatcagagaggcgaaggccatgacatcggccttcctcctctccatgagctcggGCGactctgaaatcccaaatatcgccaccaaagggtccaggtccacctccactaccctggctaagaccgtgaacactcccgcccagaatcttcccaattttttgcaaccccaaaatatgcgcgcatgattcactggccctCGCTCAcaactctcacactcatctgctaccccctgaaagaacccactcattctcgcccaagtcatatgcgccttgtgcatcaccttaaactgaacgggctcatccttgcacaagaggaggtcctgtttacccttcgcagtgcctcactccatacgtcccaattgatctcccctcccaactcagcttcccatttctccttgatccacATCACTCTTCTGACTGGGGCTCTCTCACATCCTCGCCCCACAAATCCACCATCGTCATAGATTTGGTCCCTGCCCTTCTAGCCTGCCCTGGCCCTTGCCTTTGCTACCGTTGAACCCCCTTGATtgacttcctcttgaaaacacctctcccaggaCCGATCCCATCCCCCCACTTTTCACACCTCCCAGTACCATTGAAATTGTTCCAACAGGTTCCAACAACCGTAGCCCCTTCCCCTCCACATTCCTGTTCACTAGCCAATCTCTGTTTGctagtgtggaggcccctgcccaggccccctcctcccaatcccctcccccttgACCCAGTTGCTAAAACAAAGACAACAAACCCAGTGCAAAACCATGTCCCAGAAAACCGCCATAACTCTAGAAACCAATATAATTGTAACCAACTGTAGACTACAACAAAGATAAACTACCCGTCCTCATTTAACCAACCCAAAAACCCCAGCTGTTCCACCCACAAATGCAGAtacgggggcagcacagtggatagcactgttgcttcacagctccagggtcccaggttcgattcccggcttgggtcactatctttatggagtctgcacattttccgtgtgtctgcgtgggtttcctcccacaagtcccgaaagacgtgttaggttaattggacattctgaattctccctcagcatacacaaacaggtggcagaatgtggcgactaggggcctttcacagtaacttcattgcagtgttaatgtaagtctacttgtgacaataaagattattaaacaaAAAACAACCTAAAACAAGAGATAAAGGCTAagcacactccccatcccctcaggCCTAGTCCCAATCCCATCCCTCATTTCAGTCCCAATCCTTCGGCCTTCACAAAAGCCTCTGCCGCCTCGAAGTAGAAGTCTCTTgaattgtaggtcaccctcagcttcatcGGGTAGACCATGCCAAACCTTATGCTGTTACTGTAGAGTGCCACCTTCACCCTTCTGAAGGCCACCCACCTTCTTGCCAACTCTGCCATCAAGTCTTGGTATTTTCAAATACCAgctccttcccacttcacctcatgCCTTCGCTTTTGAAAGTGAAGCATAACTGTCTTCAATGGCTTGTTTGCTTTCGACTTTGGCTTGAGCGACCGATAAATCCTGtccagctcatatcgggagggttcttcccccctctccccctgcccgccccaATAACTCTGCCAGCATCTTCACAAAGTACAGTcggcctcaggccctccaccccttcaggcagaccCACAATTCATAAATTCTGCCAcctcgacctattctccaggtcctcaacCGAAGCTCGGAGACCTTAAACCTTTGCCATCCTCCACGTGGACCCATCTAGCGATACAGCCTCCGCGAACTTTtactcaccctcctccccagtaGCTTTCTTCTGGGTCCTAAGACACTCCCCACCTCCCTTATGCTTTCCAGAACCAGTCTATTCAAATATTTGCCCTAAAACTGGGCAATAAAATCCAAAATCCAGTGCCTCGAGCATGAGCCATCCAACGTGCAACATCCACCTACATGCCACCACCAGATGCTTGAGCACTTCATTAGTCATAGCCTACCAACTTCAATTGCCTAGTTTAACCCTATACTTGCATGCCCATAAAACAATTCTCCACCAATAACATAATAGGATTGACCATACAGCTTATCaaaccagctctgccattcaatatgatcactgatcttttatttcaaattcGCTTTCTCACCCGCTCCTGATTTTTCTTGATTCCgatatcaagaatctatcttggCCTTGAATACGATGGATTGTTCAAAaccctctgtggtagagaatttcaaagattcacagcccttttaATTTTTTCTTAATCTCAGTCCTACATgacttttttatttataaatttagagtatctaattatttttttccccaattagggggcaatttagcatggccaatccacctacctgcacatctttgggctgtgggggtcaaACTCAaaacacaggagaacgtgcaaactcctcacggtgacccggatcaaacccaggtcctcagtgccgtaggcagcagtgctaaccactgctccacccgcAGTCCTACTAACCTGAGACTGTGGGCGCAATGTAACAGAAATATTTCCGTCATTCCAGGCACatttggctgggagtttctccccggctgTTGACGAGCTCCCCACCAAGTCAAATTTGTGGGCGCTGGGTAATTCCTCACtggctagcccacacttagaattattttcatcactggggaacaGAACTAACCAGACCAACTCCCGAGTGATCAGGCCAccgtttttaaagggtgccctgatctcaaagtgagcttgagggtccccacacacatgggcattacctccCAAGCCCACCCGACATTCCTTTCCTgagcattacccccccccccccccaccacaggccccaGCCCTTGGCAGAGCCAGGGTGTCACTCTGTTCACCCAGAATCTCCGATGGCCTGTGGTGACATCCCAGGTGCGGACAATTAAATGTGGACCAGCACTAATCGGCATCTGCATGGcctctcactggggagccggttatATCATAGGAGGCTGTTAGATTGGCCTTCGATATTGCTAATTAGATTGCCCTCAATTAGCTTTGCTCTATATCTATGTGGGATCTGGATCCTGCCAACAGGAATGGAGATCACAAACCGCTCAGTACAAGTTCCAGATTTGGACTTCTCCCAGAATCTAACCAGTTCGCATGGATCCTTGCCGGGCACTAGTTAAATCAGTATTTGTTTTAGATGCTCCAACCGGGGAATTAACATGTCTACTCTTGAGCCTTTTTCGAATCTTGTATGCTTCAAATGTCCTACAGATCCCTATTCTACTTCTCCACACTAATATACCTCATCTTTATGGATAACTGATATTCACCCTCCTTTTCACTAACTTCCAATACACTGGGACCTCTAGAACCTGGTAATTTTGGGAAGTTAGTGAACAGGAGGGAGAATATCAGTTATCCATAGCACTAAAGTCCAATACACCAGAACCTCTAGAATCTGGTAAtttgtggggggaaaaaaaatcaaggtaCACATCCATGcccgtgggcaacacggtagaacagtggttagcgctgttgcttcacagcgtcagggtcccaggttcaattcccagctgggtcactgtctgtgcagtctgcacgttctccgtggggGTTCCtccggtttcatagaatttacagtgcagaccgaggccatttggcccatcgagtctgcaccgtctctttcttgaaaaagcatcctacccaagaccacacctccaccctatccccataacccagtaaccccacccaacacgaagggcaatttagctcggccaatccacctattctgcacatctttggactgtgggactaaacctacgcacacacggggaaaacgtgcagactcctcccacaagtcccgaaagacgtgatgttaggtgaattggacattctgaattctccctcttgcgtacctgaacaggtgccggaatgtggcaactaagggcttttcacaccaacttcattgcagtattaatgtaagcctacttgtgacaaagattattattttggcCTCCACTCAAGGGTTCGATCACATCCTATGATGTCAAATTTCAGTAATTTACGTTTCTCCTGTCTCTGCTCCCAATGCTAATTTAGTTCAGCACTTACAATTGCAGCGAACAGAGAAATGCATTTGGCCCAATGGAGATTGGCTAATCATGGCTGGAAAAAAGCTCTACAATCTTTATATTGCTGTCTAGTGTAATTTTGTTCTTCCCTTTTTATCTTTTTGGTCCTCCTTTTCCGGTTTCTAGTCATTCCTCAAGCTTGCCACAGTTCTTAGTCTATGGTTCCATGAAAAATAAAGTTCAATACTGTTCTTAGTCTATGGTTCAATAAATTGTAAATTAAGTCCAAGTCAACACAACAGGTAACTTTGAAATAACTTTAATGGTAGCAACTTTTGTACAGATTAATCTTTCTTCGCAGCTGCCTTTCTCATTGCTGCCAGCACATTGCTGAGTTCTTCCCTCTTCCTCTTTGCACGGAtgtgagtgccaacctggaaaaGAATGAACACCAGTTAGTATTTAGCAGCACCAAGAAGCAGAGAAATCGTAATATAAAACTTTTCCAATTATACTAAAAAGTGCACAACAGATGGAATTTCCTATCCCCaacgtgggcttcgctggttaggccagaatttattacccATACCTAATTTCCGTGAGGTTGtggggagctgctttcttgaaccactggattccctgtggtgtaggtagcTACAGTAccgttagggagttccaggattttgacccagcaagtgaaggaacagtggtatCCAAGTCAGAGTAgtaaacttccaggtggtggtgttcccatgcatgctgcccttgtctttccagaGACTgtgttcatgggtttggaaggtgctatttaaGGAGCCTAAATCATGAATAACTTCTTCAACCAATTATTCTAAATTTTTGTATTTCATTCATTCCTCACATGCAAGTCTAGGTAGTATATCAAGCAGCAAACAATTGAAGCTTCAACAGCTAAGCCCACTCACAACTCATAGATTTCCTTTACAAAGTACTTCCTCACTTTCTGTTTTAAGAATATATTCAGGATACATCACTCAGACATATTCCACAAACCATAGAAtcactactgtgcagaaggagaccattcagccattcgaatctgcactgatcctgtgaaagagtacttcacccaagTTCACTCCCACCCAATCCCATTAACCTCAACTAcacatatttttggacactaaggggcagcagcatggtcaatccacttaacctgcacatctttggactgtgggaagaaacccacacagacatgggaagaatgtgcaaactccacacagattgacccatggttggaattgaacccaggttcctggcactgtgaggcaacagtgccaaccactgttgcACCCCAAATCTCGTGTTCTGAGCTGTCAAGcaacatatggggctggtttagcacagggctaaatcgctggcttttaaagcagaccaagcagcgtgggttcaattcccgtaccagcctcccccaacaggcgccggaatgtggtgactaggggcttttcacagtaacttcatttgaagcctacttgtgacaataagcgattttcatttcattttcacattgacATGCCTTCATCTGAGAAGATTTGACGTGCTTTGCAGAAAATCATTCTAATTTTGAGTTTATTTTATCATTTTACGGCTACTAACTTCAGCATAGAACAATGAGTAACTGCAAAGGAAAGCAACAACAGTAAGAATCGAACTATCGCCATCTCTATCGACAGGCATAAATGCTGTTGTCCACTTTCTAAAAACCGTTGCAACAGTTTGTTCATTTGTGCAGAAGACCTGAACAAGTGTAACTCGGATGTCTGGCACTACAAGTTGTTACTTACTCGCTTTTTGATGAATTTGAGTGCACGCTTGTCTTTAGAGACCTTCAGCAATTCCATTGCACGCCTTTCATAGGGAGCAAAACCACAGACCTCACGGATCAGATCTCTGACAAACTTGGTGTGCTTGGTTAGGCGCtgaggaaaaaaaacaaacaaatcaagAGTTAAAAGAAAACTCAGGATCTCAAGAGCTCCCAATAACAATGTTCAGTTACAATTCCAGATATCCATTAAACTAGCGGCAGTATTCTTCAGATTGCTCCTGGAGCCATATGCCAATAACAGAAATAGGAggattgtgggcagcacgatggcacagtggttagcaatgctgcctcacagggccgaaGTCCCGGGTCAcactctgtgtgaagtttgcaaattgtccccgtgcctgcatgggtgtcacccccacaacccaaagatgtgctgggtaggtggatgggccatgctaaattgttcctgaattggaaaacaaaattgggtactctaaatttatatttaaaaaaaagaaatcggaTTGCGCGCTGAATGGGTGGCTGGAGTGATGatccaggagggagggggtttagATTCCTGTGGCATTGGGGCTATTTTGGGGAGGCGGGACACATACAAGCTGGATGGTTTATATTTCGACAGGCCCAGGACTAATATATTGGTGCTATGGTTTTCCTTATGGTGTGAGCTAAACTAGCTTGGCAGACGGGTCAGAACCTGAGCTGACATTCAgaagaaggtgctgtctaaagaacCTAAATTCTGAATAACTGCACCAACCAATTATTCTCTAAAACTGTAAACAGAGGCAGAAAACATCAAAGAAACAAAGgccaggaaaaagacaatggggTTGTGATTAAGTGTGTACATACACACACTTCAGAATGAAAGGAATTTAGTGAATAAGgcagaggagatggggggggggggggggaccatgtGAGGTGGAATGGTGTGCTAGACGAAACACTGAATAAAGCCACGTGGCTTGAAAAGAGGAATAAAAAGTGACAATCGCACTATTGGGAGTGTTCTATAAACCCTCAAACAGTCAGAAGAAGGTAGAAATGCATACAAGTAGACAAATTGCTGAGAAATGTAAAAAGGGCTATAATAGGAGGGGATTTCAGCAGTCCTAAAACTGGAATAACTGCAGTGCAAAAGGTACAAAAGTCACAAAATCTCGTAAAAAGCATTTAAGAGAACCTTTTTGCTGATACTTAAGCAAGGTCAACAGAAGAAAGATCAGCCTggtttagttttatataattaatCTGGGTAGGTCTAAGAGGCATCAGTGGGAAAACATTTTTGCAATGGTGATAATTCAGTCATATTTCCAAGAGTCATGGAAAAGGATAAAGATAAACCAGAGGGGAAAGGTTAATTTTACTAAGCTGAGATGCAAATTAGAAAAGGTAGACTGGAAACAGTGTCAGAGCAGTGGGAGGCACTCACAAATCTACATAGAGGCCAGGATAAAGCAGAAAAGAAACTTGACAAGATGCCAAAAGCTCGATATTGCAGAAAGCCTACCACAGAGCATTAAAAATCATTAAAATCAAAGAAAATCTAAAGATGTTTTATAAATACATAAAGAACAAAACAGTAACTAAGGGTCAATTAGAGACCAAAAAGGTAATTGATGCAAGATGGGGGGGGTTTTTAATGAGTTATTTGCACCAGCCTAAACAAAAGAAAGCTACAATGCAAACTGcagtcaataataatctttatttgtatcacaagtaggcttacactgcaatgaagttactgtgaaaatcctaaaTCCCCAAGTCGCACCTGtttggtacattgagggagaattcagaacgtcctaATCaactaataagcacatctttcaggtcttgtgggaggaaacccacgcagatgcagagAACACGTGCAGGCTGCGCAGACTGCGATtaaagccgagaattgaaccggggtccctggcactgtgaaaaacTATGCTACCACTCTGCTCACATGAAATATCGTATGGGATAAGCACAATGATTAAAGGGTATTAAAGAATTTAGCATCTTTCAAAACAGATAAGTCACCAGGCTTGGATGAAACGTATCTTAGGCTTCTAAGGgaagcaaaggaagaaatagtaGAAACTGTGACCATCAGTTTTCAGTCTTTTCTGGCTGTAGGTGGGGTGGTCAAAGAACTGGAGGACTGCAACATAGTAATGTCACTTAAAAGGGAAGAAAGGATAGCCCAAGTAATTGCACAACAGTCAGCTTAACCTCTGTTGTGGGAAAATTATTTGAAGACGTTGAGACAATATAAATCTGCATTTACAGAAGCACAAGTTAATCACGAACAATCACCATGGATTTTAAAAGACGGTGCTGCCTTTTTTGTTAAAAACGAGAACCGGTGAGGGCGATGTAGTCCACATAAATTTCAGAAACTTTTTCTCAGGATTCCACATGACAGATTGGTCATAAAATGAATGCATTTGAGATCCACGGGAAAGTGGCAAATTGAACCCCAAACTGGTTCTGTGGCAGGAAACAATGAGTTTTGGCAACGGGTAGTGACTGAAGGCGGGCCTTTCCAGCAGGGTTCTGCAGTGTTCAGTCCTGGGATCCTTGTACAAGACCATAAGGaatagcaggagtaggccatttagtccCTTGAGCATGTACAATTATTCAATAAGATTTTGGTTGATCTGATTATGGCCACAACGCCACTTTCCTATTCCCAACAATTCAACTCTCTTGTCAATCAACAATCTGTCCAcgcagtcttgaatatattcaacgatcCAGCCTCCCCTGCTCCActaggggaagagaattccaaagactaaaacCCCTCaggagaaattcttcctcatgatTGTCGTGCATGGGAGTTCTCTTATTTTTAAGCTGTGCCCATTAGTTGGtgcattggtgaaaccacatctggagtactataTACAGTATCAGTCTCCTCATATAATTGCGATAGCAGCGCAGAGACGGTTCCCACAAATGATTCCTGGGTTGAAGGGGTTAT harbors:
- the rpl36 gene encoding 60S ribosomal protein L36, whose amino-acid sequence is MAIRYPMAVGLRKGHPVTKNETAPRQSRRRGRLTKHTKFVRDLIREVCGFAPYERRAMELLKVSKDKRALKFIKKRVGTHIRAKRKREELSNVLAAMRKAAAKKD